Below is a genomic region from Enterobacter hormaechei subsp. xiangfangensis.
CGCAATGGCGACGGAAAAGCCAATCAGGTGCATCAGGCTGTGGTAGCGCGTTCCCCAGACAATGGTGGAACTGATCGCCCCCGGGCCCGCCATCAGCGGCAGTGCTAGTGGCACAACCCCAATGCTCTCGCGGATAGCTGTCTCTGATTTTTCCTGTTTGTTCTGTTTATCCTCCCCCAGCTTGCCGCTGATCATCGACATGGCAATCGTCACCACCAGGATCCCGCCTGCTATACGGAACGAATCAATCGAGATGCCGAAGACCTGAAGAATGGCGTCCCCGAGATAAAGAGACGTAAGTAGGATGATCGCCACCGAAAGGTTTGCCGTCAGGTTGGTTTTATTTCGTGCCGCAGCCGTCTGATAGCTGGTCATACTGATGAAGACAGGGATGATCCCTACCGGGTTAACCAGAGCAAACAAGCCGATAAAAAACTTGAAATATGTAGGGAAATCAAAGAGCGTTTGAATCACATTAAGCTCCGCAATTGAGCATGTCCAGGGAGAAACTGCGTGTCATGATAAATCCGCGCTGAAGATACGCTTTTTAGCCGTACACTTCACCAGAAATCTGTTCTTAAACGTTATCAATTCATGATGTTAAACATTTGTGTAATCAATGATATTGCCGCTTCCAATAGTTACTTAATTATTTAACAGTAGAATAATTAGCACAAAATAACCCTGCTGAAAGGTATCAGCTTAGGACAAAATTGATCTTGATCATAATTTTCGTACTCAGAAGTGAGTAATCTTGGTTACGCCGCCAGGGAGATCACCTATCAAAAAGGTATGATGCTAAGGTAAGGCTCTTTTAGTAAATTAGTGAGCTGGAGCAGTGAGTAATCCTTTGTTTTACTGTGTGTTACGCAAGTGGGATCGGCTCTGACTATACTGTCAGACGTATCGAGCGCTGGTTTACTAAAAGAGTTTAAACATTATCAGGAGAGCATTATGGCTGTTACCAATATCGCTGAACTGAACGCCCTCGTCGAGCGCGTAAAAAAAGCCCAGCGTGAATATGCCAATTTCACCCAAGAACAGGTTGATAAAATCTTCCGCGCGGCCGCTCTGGCTGCTGCTGATGCTCGAATCCCTCTCGCTAAAATGGCCGTTGCCGAATCCGGCATGGGTATCGTTGAAGATAAAGTGATCAAAAACCACTTTGCTTCAGAGTATATCTACAACGCCTATAAAGATGAGAAAACCTGCGGTGTGCTGTCAGAAGACGATACTTTCGGCACCATCACCATCGCAGAACCGATCGGCATCATTTGCGGTATCGTTCCAACCACTAACCCAACCTCTACCGCCATCTTCAAATCTCTCATCAGTCTGAAGACTCGTAACGCAATCATTTTCTCTCCGCATCCACGTGCGAAGGACGCCACCAACAAAGCAGCAGATATCGTGCTTCAGGCAGCCATTGCTGCGGGTGCGCCAAAAGATCTCATCGGCTGGATCGACCAACCTTCTGTTGAACTGTCCAACGCTCTGATGCATCACCCGGACATTAACCTGATTCTGGCGACCGGTGGTCCTGGTATGGTTAAAGCAGCATACAGCTCCGGTAAACCAGCCATCGGCGTAGGCGCAGGTAATACTCCTGTTGTGATCGACGAAACGGCAGATATCAAGCGTGCAGTTGCTTCTGTGCTGATGTCTAAAACCTTCGATAACGGCGTTATCTGCGCATCTGAACAGTCTGTTGTCGTGGTTGATTCGGTATACGACGCCGTTCGTGAACGTTTCGCCAGCCACGGCGGCTACCTGTTGCAAGGTAAAGAACTGAAAGCCGTTCAGGACGTGATTCTGAAAAATGGTGCACTGAACGCAGCTATCGTAGGTCAGCCAGCGTATAAAATTGCTGAACTCGCTGGCTTTAGCGTCCCTGCTACCACCAAGATTCTGATTGGTGAAGTGAAAGTCGTTGATGAAAGTGAGCCGTTTGCTCACGAGAAACTCTCCCCAACGCTGGCAATGTACCGTGCGAAAGATTTTGATGACGCGGTAGAAAAAGCAGAGAAACTGGTGGCAATGGGCGGTATCGGCCACACCTCTTGCCTGTACACCGATCAGGATAACCAGCCTGAGCGTGTTGCTTACTTCGGTCAGAAGATGAAGACGGCACGTATCCTGATCAACACCCCTGCTTCTCAGGGTGGTATCGGTGATCTGTACAACTTCAAACTCGCACCTTCCCTGACTCTGGGTTGTGGTTCCTGGGGTGGTAACTCCATCTCTGAAAACGTTGGTCCAAAACACCTGATCAACAAGAAAACCGTTGCTAAGCGAGCTGAAAACATGTTGTGGCACAAACTTCCGAAATCTATCTACTTCCGCCGCGGCTCTCTGCCAATCGCGCTGGATGAAGTGATTACTGATGGCCACAAACGTGCGCTCATCGTGACTGACCGTTTCCTGTTCAACAATGGCTATGCAGACCAGATCACCTCTGTTCTGAAAGCGGCTGGCGTCGAAACTGAAGTCTTCTTTGAAGTTGAAGCTGACCCAACCCTGAGCGTTGTCCGTAAAGGTGCTGAACTGGCGAACTCCTTCAAACCTGATGTGATCATCGCACTGGGTGGCGGTTCCCCAATGGACGCCGCGAAAATTATGTGGGTGATGTACGAGCATCCGGAAACTCACTTCGAAGAACTGGCGCTGCGCTTTATGGATATCCGTAAACGTATCTACAAGTTCCCGAAAATGGGCGTGAAAGCGAAAATGATCGCCGTCACCACTACTTCCGGTACTGGTTCAGAAGTGACTCCATTTGCCGTTGTGACTGATGACGCAACCGGTCAGAAATACCCGCTGGCTGACTACGCACTGACGCCAGATATGGCTATCGTTGACGCCAACCTGGTCATGGAAATGCCGAAATCACTGTGTGCGTTCGGTGGTCTGGATGCGGTCACTCACGCTCTGGAAGCTTACGTTTCCGTACTGGCTTCTGAGTTCTCTGACGGTCAGGCTTTGCAGGCGCTGAAACTTCTGAAAGAAAACCTGCCAGCTTCTTACAACGAAGGTTCGAAAAACCCTGTAGCGCGTGAACGTGTACACAGTGCGGCAACCATCGCGGGCATCGCGTTTGCTAACGCCTTCCTGGGTGTTTGTCACTCCATGGCGCACAAGCTGGGTTCACAGTTCCACATTCCTCACGGTCTGGCGAACGCCCTGTTGATCAGCAACGTTATCCGCTATAACGCCAACGACAACCCAACCAAGCAGACAGCCTTCAGCCAGTACGACCGTCCACAGGCGCGCCGTCGTTATGCTGAAATCGCCGATCACCTGGGTCTGAGCGCACCGGGCGACCGTACTGCCGCGAAGATCGAAAAACTGCTGGCATGGCTGGAAAGTCTGAAGGCGGAACTGGGTATTCCTAAATCTATCCGCGAAGCAGGCGTTCAGGAAGCTGACTTCCTCGCTCACGTAGATAAGCTGTCTGAAGATGCATTCGATGACCAGTGTACTGGTGCTAACCCGCGCTACCCACTGATTTCCGAACTGAAACAGATCCTGCTGGATACTTATTACGGTCGTAACTTCACTGAAAGCGATGTCGCAGCCGTAAAAGTTGAAATCCCCGCAGTTGTAAAGGCTGACAAGAAAGCGAAGAAAAACGCTTAGTTGACAGTGTGATAAAAAACCCGCCAGCAGCGGGTTTTTTTATATCTGAGGATCGGTAAAACATTCTTGTTATTTTCGATTGTCGCCCTGTAACGCCGTCAGCGAGCCTACAGCCAACGCCTCTTTATAATGCTTGCGGCAGACCGAGACATAACGTTCATTGCCTCCTATCACCACCTGCTCGCCATCAGCATAGGGTTTACCCGACTGGTCCAGGCGAAGAACCATACTTGCCTTGCGGCCACAAAAGCAGATTGTTTTCAGCTCAACCAGCTTATCCGACCAGGCGAGCAGATACTGGCTGCCGGCAAATAACTCCCCACGAAAATCGGTACGTAATCCATAGCAAAGAACGGGAATATCCAGCTCATCAACGACCTCTGAAAGCGCATGGACCTGCTCACGGGTCAGGAACTGGCTTTCATCTACCAGCACGCAATGGACAGGCTTAGAGGCATGCTCGACACGAATGTCCTCCAGCAGGTCCGTTTGAGGGTTAAACAGCCTTGCAGGCGATGAAAGCCCTATTCTTGAGCTTACCTTCCCTGCCCCAAAGCGATCGTCGATTTCGGCGGTATAAACAACGGTACGCATCCCCCGCTCCTGATAATTGTATGAGGATTGCAGTAACGCCGTCGATTTCCCTGCATTCATTGCCGAATAGTAGAAATAAAGTTGTGCCATTGGCCGTAGAACCCTAATCAATGTGAAATATTCCCGATGGATCATTGTACCATATTTTGTACCGTCAGCTGCGGCGAGCAGCACACTCCAACCTGCCATGCACCGGTAAATCCTTCGCGAGTAGCGCAAAATAATGCGTTAAAACAGGCAGTAAAGGCATTAAACACTGACAATAAGGTGAGACCGCAACCAGAGATAACACTTCTTTTTATAGTGTCTTCTTCGTTCATTAAAATTCACTATTTATTAACTATTCCTGGCTTCGCTGCGTTTACACGGGGTAATACAAAAGGCTGATATTTATCAACCGCAACTATAATTCCTGAGGTAAAAGTCACAAAACAAACATGCAAATGACGCGCTTTTGCCGTTTGAAACGATATCTCGCAGCCCCAACAAACAATGAAATTTAAGTTAGCGTAATTAATAATAGCGTCGTTTATTTTGTATTTTTTGAATTCCTTACATTCCCACCTATTGCACAAGTGAAATTAAGGCTCTATTATTAGGACAACAAACCCACCCCCATTATAAGTTTGAGATTACTACAATGAGCGAAGCACTTAAAATTCTGAACAACATCCGTACTCTTCGTGCGCAGGCAAGAGAATGTACCCTTGAGACGCTTGAAGAAATGCTCGAAAAATTAGAAGTTGTAGTTAACGAACGTCGTGAAGAAGAAAGCGCAGCTGCGGCTGAAATCGAAGAACGTACACGTAAACTGCAACAGTATCGCGAAATGCTGATTGCCGATGGTATCGATCCAAACGAATTGCTGAACAGCATGGCTGCGGCTAAAACCGGTACCAAAGCAAAACGCGCGGCACGTCCTGCTAAATATAGCTACATCGATGAGAACGGCGAAGAGAAAACCTGGACTGGCCAGGGCCGTACTCCTGCTGTAATCAAGAAAGCAATGGACGAACAAGGTAAACAACTGGATGACTTCCTGATCAAGGATTAATCTGGAAAGA
It encodes:
- a CDS encoding YchE family NAAT transporter produces the protein MIQTLFDFPTYFKFFIGLFALVNPVGIIPVFISMTSYQTAAARNKTNLTANLSVAIILLTSLYLGDAILQVFGISIDSFRIAGGILVVTIAMSMISGKLGEDKQNKQEKSETAIRESIGVVPLALPLMAGPGAISSTIVWGTRYHSLMHLIGFSVAIALFALCCWGVFRMAPWLVRLLGQTGINVITRIMGLLLMALGIEFIVTGIKSIFPGLVH
- the adhE gene encoding bifunctional acetaldehyde-CoA/alcohol dehydrogenase; this translates as MAVTNIAELNALVERVKKAQREYANFTQEQVDKIFRAAALAAADARIPLAKMAVAESGMGIVEDKVIKNHFASEYIYNAYKDEKTCGVLSEDDTFGTITIAEPIGIICGIVPTTNPTSTAIFKSLISLKTRNAIIFSPHPRAKDATNKAADIVLQAAIAAGAPKDLIGWIDQPSVELSNALMHHPDINLILATGGPGMVKAAYSSGKPAIGVGAGNTPVVIDETADIKRAVASVLMSKTFDNGVICASEQSVVVVDSVYDAVRERFASHGGYLLQGKELKAVQDVILKNGALNAAIVGQPAYKIAELAGFSVPATTKILIGEVKVVDESEPFAHEKLSPTLAMYRAKDFDDAVEKAEKLVAMGGIGHTSCLYTDQDNQPERVAYFGQKMKTARILINTPASQGGIGDLYNFKLAPSLTLGCGSWGGNSISENVGPKHLINKKTVAKRAENMLWHKLPKSIYFRRGSLPIALDEVITDGHKRALIVTDRFLFNNGYADQITSVLKAAGVETEVFFEVEADPTLSVVRKGAELANSFKPDVIIALGGGSPMDAAKIMWVMYEHPETHFEELALRFMDIRKRIYKFPKMGVKAKMIAVTTTSGTGSEVTPFAVVTDDATGQKYPLADYALTPDMAIVDANLVMEMPKSLCAFGGLDAVTHALEAYVSVLASEFSDGQALQALKLLKENLPASYNEGSKNPVARERVHSAATIAGIAFANAFLGVCHSMAHKLGSQFHIPHGLANALLISNVIRYNANDNPTKQTAFSQYDRPQARRRYAEIADHLGLSAPGDRTAAKIEKLLAWLESLKAELGIPKSIREAGVQEADFLAHVDKLSEDAFDDQCTGANPRYPLISELKQILLDTYYGRNFTESDVAAVKVEIPAVVKADKKAKKNA
- the tdk gene encoding thymidine kinase; its protein translation is MAQLYFYYSAMNAGKSTALLQSSYNYQERGMRTVVYTAEIDDRFGAGKVSSRIGLSSPARLFNPQTDLLEDIRVEHASKPVHCVLVDESQFLTREQVHALSEVVDELDIPVLCYGLRTDFRGELFAGSQYLLAWSDKLVELKTICFCGRKASMVLRLDQSGKPYADGEQVVIGGNERYVSVCRKHYKEALAVGSLTALQGDNRK
- the hns gene encoding histone-like nucleoid-structuring protein H-NS, producing the protein MSEALKILNNIRTLRAQARECTLETLEEMLEKLEVVVNERREEESAAAAEIEERTRKLQQYREMLIADGIDPNELLNSMAAAKTGTKAKRAARPAKYSYIDENGEEKTWTGQGRTPAVIKKAMDEQGKQLDDFLIKD